One window from the genome of Cricetulus griseus strain 17A/GY chromosome 2, alternate assembly CriGri-PICRH-1.0, whole genome shotgun sequence encodes:
- the Ptma gene encoding prothymosin alpha isoform X2, producing MPGRGSGTWSEAAATAVTSVGRRAPEARGARGCPARGQKVARGIGCPRTFVPQCDRREGRSSAGPGRRHGRRGRGGAAALVSSRRRERGRGGRCGSARALGTHAHSHRDNYWSKVRAGGGRGNTRGTARGKRRPAPIFALFPGPAPRSLQPPSPPARPPPPPPPPPPPPRRTPAALSPESSNSSSRLPRCSASPACPTMSDAAVDTSSEITTKDLKEKKEVVEETENGRDAPANGNANEENGEQEADNEVDEEEEEGGEEEEEEEEGDGEEEDGDEDEEAEAPTGKRVAEDDEDDDVDTKKQKTDEDD from the exons ATGCCCGGGCGGGGCTCTGGGACGTGGTCAGAGGCCGCCGCGACGGCAGTGACCTCCGTGGGCAGACGGGCACCAGAGGCGCGGGGCGCGCGGGGCTGTCCCGCACGAGGGCAGAAAGTCGCACGGGGCATCGGGTGCCCCCGCACATTTGTCCCCCAGTGTGACAGGCGCGAGGGCCGCTCATCGGCTGGCCCTGGACGGCGACACGGGcggcgggggaggggaggggccgCTGCTTTAGTGTCATCGAGGCGGCGGGAAAGGGGACGGGGCGGAAGGTGCGGGAGTGCCCGCGCCCTGGGGACTCACGCCCACTCCCACCGGGACAATTACTGGTCGAAGGTGCGGGCCGGTGGCGGGCGCGGGAACACGCGGGGCACCGCCCGGGGCAAGCGCCGCCCAGCAC CCATCTTTGCATTGTTCCCGGGTCCTGCTCCGCGCTCGCTGCAGCCACCTTCGCCTCCCGCCCGCccgccgcctcctcctcctcctcctcctcctcctccgcggCGGACTCCGGCAGCTCTCTCGCCAGAGTCCTCGAACTCCAGTTCTCGCCTCCCTCGCTGCAGCGCATCACCGGCGTGCCCCACCATGTCAGACGCGGCCGTGGACACCAGCTCCGAGATCACCACCAAG GActtgaaggagaagaaggaagttgTGGAGGAGACAGAGAATGGAAGAGACGCACCTGCCAATGGAAATGCT AATGAGGAAAATGGGGAGCAGGAGGCTGACAATGAGgtagatgaagaagaggaagaaggtggggaggaagaggaggaggaggaagaaggcgACG GTGAGGAAGAGGATGGAGATgaagatgaggaagctgaggctccTACGGGCAAGCGGGTAGCTGAAGATGATGAG GATGATGATGTTGACACCAAGAAGCAGAAGACCGATGAGGATGACTAG